From Novosphingobium decolorationis, one genomic window encodes:
- a CDS encoding dicarboxylate/amino acid:cation symporter, giving the protein MHSPSPTTPQAGSRRRWYTHLYVQVIVAIAAGVALGHFAPQTGEAFKPLGDAFIKLVKMVIAPVIFLTIVTGIASMRDLRAVGRVAAKAFAYFLTFSTLALIIGMIIANVMRPGDGLNIDPSSLDAAAVASYSEKAHETSLVGFLTSMIPDTFLSSMTQGNILQVLVIAILFGVSLAGMGERGDKLLAILEDVSGVFFRLVSIVMKTAPIGAFGAMAFTIGKYGVGSLANLAELVALFYITSLLFVIVVLGTVARFAGFSIFALIRYLKEELLLVLGTSSSESALPSLIAKMEAAGCPKTIVGLVVPTGYSFNLDGTNIYMTLAALFIAQACGVDLTLGQQILLLAVAMLSSKGAAGVTGAGFITLAATLSIVPSVPVAGMALILGIDRFMSECRSLTNFVGNAVATVVVSRWEKSLDPAAFRAAIAKNGRAPADPDAAAAALTAAE; this is encoded by the coding sequence ATGCATAGCCCCTCCCCCACCACGCCACAGGCCGGGTCGCGCCGCCGCTGGTACACGCATCTCTATGTCCAGGTGATCGTGGCCATCGCCGCGGGCGTGGCTCTTGGCCACTTCGCTCCCCAGACCGGCGAAGCCTTCAAGCCGCTTGGCGATGCCTTCATCAAGCTGGTGAAGATGGTCATCGCCCCGGTCATCTTCCTGACCATCGTGACCGGCATCGCCTCGATGCGCGACTTGCGCGCGGTGGGCCGGGTCGCGGCCAAGGCCTTCGCCTACTTCCTGACCTTTTCGACGCTCGCGCTCATCATCGGCATGATCATTGCCAACGTGATGCGTCCGGGTGACGGGCTCAACATCGACCCGTCCTCGCTCGACGCAGCTGCCGTCGCCTCCTATTCCGAGAAGGCGCACGAAACCTCGCTCGTCGGCTTCCTTACCTCGATGATCCCGGACACGTTCCTGTCCTCGATGACCCAGGGCAACATCCTGCAGGTTCTTGTCATCGCCATCCTGTTCGGCGTTTCGCTGGCGGGCATGGGCGAGCGCGGCGACAAGCTGCTCGCGATCCTCGAAGACGTGTCGGGCGTGTTCTTCCGCCTTGTCTCGATCGTGATGAAGACCGCGCCCATCGGTGCGTTCGGCGCGATGGCCTTCACCATCGGCAAGTACGGCGTGGGCAGCCTTGCCAACCTCGCCGAACTGGTCGCGCTGTTCTATATCACGTCGCTGCTGTTCGTGATCGTCGTGCTGGGCACGGTGGCCCGCTTTGCCGGTTTCTCGATCTTCGCGCTCATCCGCTACCTCAAGGAAGAGCTGCTGCTGGTCCTGGGCACCTCCTCCTCGGAAAGCGCGCTGCCCTCGCTGATCGCGAAGATGGAAGCGGCCGGCTGCCCCAAGACCATCGTCGGCCTTGTCGTTCCCACCGGCTACTCGTTCAATCTCGATGGCACCAACATCTACATGACGCTGGCGGCGCTGTTCATCGCTCAGGCTTGCGGCGTGGACCTGACCCTTGGCCAGCAGATCCTGCTGCTTGCGGTTGCCATGCTGTCCTCCAAGGGCGCGGCGGGCGTCACCGGCGCCGGGTTCATCACGCTGGCCGCAACGCTTTCGATCGTGCCTTCCGTGCCGGTTGCCGGCATGGCGCTGATCCTGGGTATCGACCGCTTCATGTCCGAGTGCCGCAGTCTCACCAACTTCGTAGGCAACGCGGTGGCCACCGTCGTCGTCTCGCGCTGGGAAAAGTCGCTTGATCCCGCAGCCTTCCGCGCCGCCATCGCCAAGAACGGCCGCGCCCCGGCCGATCCGGACGCCGCCGCGGCCGCCCTCACTGCGGCGGAATGA
- a CDS encoding alginate export family protein, with amino-acid sequence MTIDNRPLMAVALGCALCASPALAQSTTEHTAYPPAANGEGRVTNAYATARWSENWSAPGEARKIDDPLDRLKHIRLDSDDDIYLTLAGEMRLRTNFTSNPGLVKGEHQRHDILRVTGGADLHLGEHVRLYGELSHADSSGHNIGTPSVYQENDLVVEQSFVEVTGTLGGLDLGARYGRQMFYDGSKMLVSQRDNNAIHYTQNGLRLWARGRDVRVDLFDFKPTAYGRQGTGDDRINDEIRFSGVTVGTQLPRDLLGGSKLSFDPFVWRLRRREAAWVGTVGREERVYVGAHAWGDVGPVNIDWTVNHQSGSFEDRAIDAWQVFTSQTVALGAQKGAPRIGFNFDYASGGGGNEDGPGAGKMRNAISPHGANTPFSHHLFLTASNLVELAPTLSLSPVKSVKILADYSFAWRATTNDAIYRANTRPLAGTQLSTSHKTAEMPRLQVQWNISPRVGITARYEHVFAGPALREAGYGDSDFFGTWISLRF; translated from the coding sequence ATGACCATCGACAACCGGCCGCTTATGGCCGTTGCCCTCGGCTGCGCGCTGTGCGCGAGCCCGGCCCTTGCCCAGAGCACCACCGAGCACACGGCCTACCCGCCTGCGGCCAATGGCGAGGGTCGCGTCACCAACGCCTACGCCACCGCGCGCTGGTCGGAGAACTGGAGCGCGCCGGGCGAAGCTCGCAAAATCGACGATCCGCTCGACCGCCTCAAGCACATCCGCCTCGACAGCGACGACGACATCTACCTGACGTTGGCCGGTGAAATGCGCCTGCGCACCAACTTCACCAGCAACCCGGGCCTTGTGAAGGGCGAGCACCAGCGCCACGACATCCTGCGCGTGACCGGCGGCGCCGACCTCCACCTGGGCGAACACGTGCGCCTCTACGGCGAGCTCTCGCACGCCGACAGCAGCGGCCACAACATCGGCACGCCCTCGGTCTACCAGGAGAACGATCTCGTCGTGGAGCAGAGCTTCGTCGAAGTTACCGGCACGCTCGGCGGCCTTGATCTCGGCGCACGTTACGGACGTCAGATGTTCTACGATGGCTCGAAGATGCTTGTCAGCCAGCGCGACAACAACGCCATCCACTACACCCAGAACGGCCTGCGCCTGTGGGCACGTGGCCGGGACGTTCGGGTCGACCTGTTCGACTTCAAGCCCACCGCCTATGGCCGCCAGGGCACCGGCGATGACCGGATCAACGACGAGATCCGCTTCAGCGGCGTGACCGTGGGCACCCAGCTTCCGCGCGATCTGCTTGGCGGATCGAAGCTCTCGTTCGATCCCTTCGTATGGCGCCTGCGCCGCCGCGAGGCCGCGTGGGTCGGAACCGTCGGACGCGAAGAGCGTGTCTATGTCGGCGCCCATGCCTGGGGTGATGTCGGCCCGGTCAACATCGACTGGACCGTCAACCACCAGTCCGGCAGCTTCGAGGATCGCGCGATTGACGCCTGGCAGGTCTTTACGAGCCAGACGGTAGCCCTGGGCGCGCAAAAGGGCGCGCCGCGCATCGGCTTCAACTTCGATTACGCCAGCGGCGGCGGCGGCAACGAGGATGGCCCCGGTGCAGGCAAGATGCGCAACGCGATCTCGCCGCACGGCGCCAATACGCCCTTCAGTCACCACCTGTTCCTGACCGCCAGCAACCTGGTCGAGCTCGCCCCGACCCTGTCGCTGAGCCCAGTCAAATCGGTCAAGATCCTCGCCGATTACAGCTTCGCCTGGCGCGCAACGACCAACGATGCGATCTACCGCGCCAACACGCGTCCGCTCGCAGGCACGCAGCTCTCGACGTCCCACAAGACCGCCGAGATGCCGCGCCTGCAGGTGCAGTGGAACATCTCGCCGCGCGTGGGCATCACGGCGCGCTACGAACACGTCTTTGCAGGACCCGCCCTGCGCGAAGCCGGCTACGGCGATTCCGACTTCTTCGGAACCTGGATCAGCCTGCGCTTCTGA
- a CDS encoding cistern family PEP-CTERM protein encodes MKKSICGLAALVTGLAVQPALADEITLSDADVGSEYTLMYDGFSDGSTIDGLTARIRLTLTGISGNDYMFAYNVSNTTSAPVTGSRISGFAFNTDPTISAASSTGAFSYTTLNSTYPNGIGTVDVCFKDASTGSCAGGGGGGIELGGSGDGTLTLSFASPTDTLSLSDFYVRYQSITGVSGVTSASGAGTVSSTSGGSDVPEPGMLALFGVALIGLAINRRRAVVARGSLRPAYAMA; translated from the coding sequence ATGAAGAAGAGCATATGCGGCCTTGCCGCGCTCGTAACGGGATTGGCGGTGCAACCTGCCCTTGCCGACGAGATAACCCTCTCGGATGCCGATGTCGGCTCGGAATACACGCTCATGTACGACGGGTTTTCCGATGGCTCGACAATCGATGGCCTAACCGCTAGGATCCGACTGACGCTGACGGGCATTTCGGGCAACGACTACATGTTCGCCTATAATGTTTCGAACACCACCTCGGCGCCAGTCACCGGATCGCGCATCTCCGGTTTTGCCTTCAACACCGACCCCACGATCTCCGCAGCCTCGAGCACGGGCGCCTTCAGCTACACAACGCTGAATTCGACCTACCCGAACGGCATCGGCACGGTCGACGTCTGCTTCAAGGATGCCTCGACGGGCAGCTGCGCGGGCGGCGGCGGCGGCGGCATCGAACTCGGCGGCAGCGGTGACGGAACGCTGACCCTCTCGTTCGCGAGCCCCACCGATACACTCTCGCTCAGCGACTTCTACGTTCGCTACCAGTCGATCACCGGCGTATCGGGCGTCACCTCGGCGAGCGGCGCGGGCACCGTCTCCTCGACGAGCGGCGGCTCGGACGTTCCCGAACCGGGCATGCTGGCGCTCTTTGGCGTTGCCCTCATCGGCCTCGCCATCAACCGCCGACGTGCGGTCGTCGCCCGCGGCAGCCTGCGTCCGGCCTACGCCATGGCCTGA
- a CDS encoding tetratricopeptide repeat protein, protein MKRVLPLALVPALALALALNLAGCGLDPAEQMERARASYAAHDFTRARLDLVSLLQEEPQNEAARKLLARTLLAMGDGEGARQALERIAPGQRSADHAVLLGEAALLRARPDEALALVDGARGSGAQWVRGMAHLLKGDPARARSAFALGLEEGPENARLLADFARLELKEGHVRKARGLVDRALKVDPSAREALLADGQVATAQGDLLRALEAYSAALEAYPGNLAALTGKAAILGDLGRTKEMETVLAAVPEGTGASPELVYLRARLAGAQGDWAKVRGILQSSSELVRSRDEAAILYARALVELGQDEQARAALQPVLTRAPSNVAARRELARIQIAQKDFTAALATLEPLVAKSTASGSDRRLYAAAAKGAGRSDAAQAAQRARAPSPQALAAQLAEADTAMKAGNWANASALYKGLLAVTDGTNPLVLNNLALAESRLGREQEGLAFALRALESAPENASVMDTAGWLLVETDTDHARGLRLLEAAAKKAPGNTTIAGHLAAARKGT, encoded by the coding sequence ATGAAACGCGTATTGCCGTTGGCGCTGGTACCGGCTCTTGCCTTGGCTCTGGCCCTGAATCTGGCAGGGTGCGGTCTCGATCCCGCCGAGCAGATGGAGCGCGCGCGCGCCTCCTATGCCGCGCACGACTTCACCCGCGCCCGGCTCGATCTGGTCAGTCTGCTCCAGGAGGAGCCGCAGAACGAGGCGGCCCGCAAGCTTCTCGCCCGCACGCTTCTGGCCATGGGGGATGGGGAGGGCGCGCGTCAGGCGCTCGAACGGATCGCGCCCGGCCAGCGCAGCGCCGATCACGCCGTGCTGCTTGGCGAGGCGGCTCTCCTGCGCGCACGGCCCGATGAGGCGCTGGCCCTGGTGGACGGGGCCCGCGGCAGTGGGGCGCAGTGGGTGCGGGGCATGGCCCATCTGCTCAAGGGCGATCCCGCAAGGGCGCGCAGTGCCTTTGCCCTGGGGCTGGAGGAGGGGCCTGAGAATGCGCGCCTCCTTGCCGATTTTGCGCGGCTCGAATTGAAGGAAGGGCACGTTCGTAAAGCGCGTGGCCTTGTCGACCGGGCGCTCAAGGTCGATCCTTCCGCCCGCGAGGCGTTGCTTGCCGATGGCCAGGTGGCCACGGCACAGGGGGATCTGCTGCGCGCGCTCGAGGCCTATTCCGCCGCGCTCGAAGCCTATCCCGGAAACCTGGCCGCGCTGACCGGAAAGGCTGCGATCCTGGGCGATCTTGGCCGGACCAAGGAGATGGAAACCGTGCTGGCAGCGGTCCCGGAAGGTACAGGCGCGAGCCCGGAGCTTGTCTATCTGCGCGCCCGGCTGGCTGGAGCACAAGGCGATTGGGCGAAGGTGCGCGGGATCTTGCAGTCCAGTTCCGAACTCGTGCGCTCGCGCGACGAGGCGGCAATTCTCTATGCCCGCGCACTGGTGGAGCTCGGACAGGACGAGCAGGCGCGCGCAGCCTTGCAGCCCGTGCTGACCCGGGCGCCATCCAACGTCGCGGCGCGGCGCGAACTTGCCCGCATCCAGATCGCGCAGAAGGACTTTACCGCCGCGCTGGCAACCTTGGAGCCGCTGGTGGCCAAATCGACGGCATCGGGCAGCGACCGGCGCCTGTATGCTGCGGCGGCGAAAGGGGCCGGGCGGAGCGATGCGGCGCAGGCCGCGCAGAGGGCGCGCGCACCCTCGCCGCAGGCTCTTGCAGCCCAGCTGGCCGAGGCCGACACCGCGATGAAGGCGGGCAACTGGGCCAACGCGAGCGCGCTCTACAAGGGCCTGCTCGCCGTCACCGATGGTACCAATCCGCTTGTTCTCAACAATCTGGCGCTGGCGGAAAGCCGTCTTGGGCGTGAGCAGGAGGGGCTCGCCTTTGCGCTGCGTGCACTGGAGTCTGCACCGGAAAATGCCTCGGTGATGGATACGGCGGGGTGGCTTCTGGTGGAGACCGACACCGATCACGCGCGCGGTTTGCGCTTGCTCGAAGCGGCCGCGAAGAAGGCCCCCGGCAACACCACGATTGCGGGACATCTGGCGGCCGCCCGCAAGGGAACCTGA
- a CDS encoding N-acetylmuramoyl-L-alanine amidase produces MPFSIRKGVLHSQDAAVTQVPSPNHSGAFRSPPRLIVMHYTAGGSAASSASWLANPAAGASAHLVIGRDGAIIQCVNLERRAWHAGRSAWQGLSDLNSHAIGIELANRGPLIWSPQGWCDASGTTIPAVEAAHRHGGPVRGWEVYPEAQITAAIAVTRALAETYPIHEIVGHDDIAPGRKLDPGPAFDMPAFRTQVLGASLRARVTASSLRVRSGPGLDHPVLRALPRGTPVEVTERHRDWIAIAPGQWVFAEHVA; encoded by the coding sequence ATGCCATTCTCGATCCGCAAGGGCGTGCTCCACTCCCAGGACGCCGCCGTCACGCAGGTTCCCAGCCCCAACCATTCGGGCGCATTCCGCAGCCCCCCGCGCCTCATCGTGATGCACTACACAGCCGGTGGCAGTGCGGCGTCCTCGGCAAGCTGGCTTGCCAACCCGGCTGCAGGCGCCTCGGCCCACCTCGTGATCGGCCGTGACGGGGCGATCATCCAGTGCGTCAACCTGGAAAGGCGCGCCTGGCATGCCGGGCGCTCGGCCTGGCAGGGTCTGTCCGACCTCAACAGCCACGCCATCGGCATCGAGCTTGCCAACCGCGGCCCCCTCATCTGGTCGCCTCAGGGGTGGTGCGATGCGAGTGGCACGACCATTCCCGCCGTCGAGGCCGCCCACCGCCATGGCGGTCCGGTCCGCGGATGGGAGGTCTATCCCGAAGCCCAGATCACGGCCGCCATCGCCGTTACCCGGGCCCTCGCCGAAACCTACCCGATCCACGAGATCGTCGGGCATGACGACATCGCGCCGGGCCGCAAGCTCGACCCCGGCCCCGCGTTCGACATGCCCGCGTTCCGTACGCAGGTGCTGGGCGCATCCCTGCGCGCTCGGGTCACGGCCTCCTCGCTCAGGGTGCGCAGCGGGCCCGGCCTTGACCACCCGGTCCTGCGGGCGCTGCCGCGGGGCACGCCCGTCGAGGTCACCGAGCGCCACCGCGACTGGATCGCCATTGCGCCGGGCCAATGGGTCTTTGCGGAGCACGTGGCATGA